The following proteins come from a genomic window of Streptomyces liliiviolaceus:
- a CDS encoding ATP-binding protein: MTIDLTLLPRVACRGQEVTAPRLRALLALLAGDPRTGCGTERLVAGLWQPDELPERPGKALQVLVSRARALLGADLVVSTPTGYRLGLVEDQVDSSALLLHAAASADRARAGDHAASLAAADAGLALWPGIPERDGDPDDPVAALRAERAPVHGALARARALALARLGRHAEAAGPLAVAAAEHPRDEEVLAELLRGEAVTAGPSAALVRYEAYRRDLRDRLGTEPGAGLKSVQRELLHGEAPVVRHGVPHEPNPLLGRDEDIAAVGRLLRTSRAVSVVGPGGLGKTRLAHAVGRRAEQRVVYFVPLAGVTADDDVSAEVASALGAGEGRHGAMAAHTAADPVSGVLGVLGPGPALLVLDNCEQVVRGAADLVQALVSSSKDLRVLVTSRAPLGLTSEAVYALPELGLDTSVELFSQRARAARPGVQLPPDAVAELCRHLDGLPLAVELAAARVRVLSVEEIARRLGDRFALLRGGTRNVPERHRTLHAVVDWSWNLLDEEARAALRTLSVFPGGFSGEAVERVLGEDALSLLEQLAGQSLLTVTDTAVGVRFGMLETVREFSAARCAEAGEEERAVGRFLAWARDFGVTYHDWIFGPEPRTAWELIRTEQDNLVAALRYALARDDGPTVAALTAVLTALWSTGSNYPRLAALAADTGPPLSHYHPEPAYVEVARAAAVLCTVSVFMGYGPVAVRQLVTLRRLPAAPPDTLLRAFAVVLSAAPAMRPPDYDVLRELCASDQPLLAGVAECAATYVWEYEHDIDRALASARRIIEALAPVDNPFLQVLGHARLSELYLQSERGDAAYGHLKAALEALPRLGDAHDSIGVRGGLVLACLQRGDADEAEYWLRQAEAVGTTRNDDSYSADLGARAEIALARGLTEVGLGLWRGAVDGASGAGPTHGGDPFLDRWVLQLQSAAVTAHAYAGRLELVAEPVARLRQGLEAMLSAPAGSPMDLPVSGTVLHALGVAGLASGDASAVRMLALAERLRVLRDYQPTMSADRARRAAGEADGAAYADAVSEYAALGRDELREAARTIMAFSWGRG, from the coding sequence GTGACCATCGACCTGACCCTGCTGCCGCGCGTCGCCTGTCGCGGGCAGGAGGTCACCGCGCCCCGGCTGCGCGCCCTCCTCGCGCTCCTCGCGGGCGACCCGCGCACGGGCTGCGGCACCGAGCGGCTGGTGGCCGGGCTGTGGCAGCCGGACGAACTGCCGGAACGGCCCGGAAAAGCGCTGCAGGTCCTCGTGTCCAGGGCGCGGGCGCTGCTGGGCGCCGACCTCGTCGTCAGCACCCCGACCGGCTACCGGCTCGGCCTCGTCGAGGACCAGGTCGACAGCTCCGCCCTCCTGCTGCACGCCGCCGCGAGCGCCGACCGGGCCAGGGCCGGGGACCACGCGGCGTCGCTGGCCGCCGCCGACGCCGGGCTCGCGCTGTGGCCGGGCATCCCGGAGCGGGACGGCGACCCCGACGACCCCGTGGCCGCGCTGCGCGCCGAACGCGCCCCCGTCCACGGCGCCCTCGCCCGCGCACGGGCCCTCGCGCTCGCCCGTCTCGGACGGCACGCGGAGGCCGCCGGGCCGCTGGCCGTGGCCGCCGCAGAGCATCCGCGCGACGAGGAGGTGCTCGCCGAACTGCTGCGCGGCGAAGCGGTGACGGCCGGCCCGTCCGCCGCGCTCGTCCGCTACGAGGCGTACCGCCGCGACCTGCGCGACCGGCTGGGTACGGAGCCGGGCGCCGGACTCAAGTCCGTACAGCGGGAGTTGCTGCACGGCGAGGCGCCCGTGGTCCGGCACGGTGTGCCGCACGAACCGAATCCGCTGCTGGGGCGCGACGAGGACATCGCGGCGGTGGGGCGGCTGTTGCGCACCTCCCGCGCCGTCAGCGTCGTCGGCCCCGGCGGCCTCGGCAAGACCCGGCTCGCGCACGCCGTCGGCCGCCGGGCCGAGCAGCGCGTCGTGTACTTCGTGCCGCTCGCCGGTGTCACCGCGGACGACGACGTGAGCGCCGAGGTGGCCTCCGCGCTCGGCGCGGGCGAGGGACGGCACGGCGCCATGGCCGCCCACACCGCGGCCGACCCGGTGTCCGGCGTCCTCGGCGTGCTCGGCCCGGGACCCGCCCTGCTGGTCCTCGACAACTGCGAACAGGTCGTCCGGGGCGCCGCCGACCTCGTACAGGCCCTGGTGTCGTCCTCGAAGGACCTGCGGGTCCTCGTCACCAGCCGGGCGCCGTTGGGCCTCACGTCGGAGGCGGTGTACGCGCTGCCGGAGCTGGGTCTCGACACGTCGGTCGAGCTGTTCAGCCAGCGGGCGAGGGCCGCCCGGCCCGGTGTGCAACTGCCGCCGGACGCCGTGGCCGAGCTGTGCCGCCACCTCGACGGCCTGCCGCTCGCCGTGGAACTGGCCGCCGCGCGGGTACGCGTCCTCTCCGTCGAGGAGATAGCCCGCCGCCTCGGCGACCGCTTCGCGCTCCTGCGCGGCGGGACCCGGAACGTGCCCGAACGCCACCGCACCCTGCACGCCGTCGTCGACTGGAGCTGGAACCTGCTCGACGAGGAGGCCAGGGCCGCGCTGCGCACGCTGTCCGTCTTCCCCGGCGGGTTCTCCGGCGAAGCGGTGGAGCGGGTCCTCGGCGAGGACGCGCTGTCCCTGCTGGAGCAGCTCGCCGGGCAGTCGCTGCTCACCGTCACCGACACCGCGGTCGGCGTGCGCTTCGGAATGCTGGAGACCGTACGGGAGTTCAGCGCGGCCCGGTGCGCCGAGGCGGGCGAGGAGGAGAGGGCCGTCGGCCGGTTCCTCGCCTGGGCACGGGACTTCGGAGTCACGTACCACGACTGGATCTTCGGCCCGGAACCACGCACCGCCTGGGAGCTGATCAGGACCGAGCAGGACAACCTCGTGGCGGCGCTGCGGTACGCCCTGGCCCGCGACGACGGCCCCACCGTCGCCGCCCTCACCGCCGTCCTGACCGCCCTGTGGTCCACCGGCTCCAACTACCCGCGCCTCGCCGCCCTCGCCGCCGACACCGGCCCGCCCCTGTCGCACTACCACCCCGAGCCCGCGTACGTCGAAGTCGCCCGCGCGGCGGCGGTGTTGTGCACGGTGAGCGTGTTCATGGGGTACGGCCCGGTCGCCGTACGCCAGCTCGTCACCCTCCGGCGGCTCCCCGCGGCCCCGCCCGACACCCTGCTGCGGGCCTTCGCGGTGGTGCTGAGCGCGGCCCCGGCGATGCGGCCCCCCGACTACGACGTACTGCGCGAACTCTGCGCCAGCGACCAGCCGTTGCTCGCCGGCGTCGCCGAGTGCGCCGCCACCTACGTCTGGGAGTACGAGCACGACATCGACCGCGCGCTCGCCTCGGCCCGCCGGATCATCGAAGCGTTGGCGCCGGTCGACAATCCGTTCCTCCAGGTCCTGGGCCACGCCCGGCTGAGCGAGCTGTACCTGCAGTCGGAGCGGGGGGACGCCGCGTACGGGCACCTCAAGGCGGCGCTGGAGGCGTTGCCCCGGCTCGGCGACGCGCACGACTCCATCGGCGTACGCGGGGGCCTGGTCCTCGCCTGCCTGCAACGCGGCGACGCCGACGAGGCCGAGTACTGGCTGCGGCAGGCGGAGGCCGTCGGCACCACGCGGAACGACGACTCCTACAGCGCCGATCTCGGTGCCCGCGCCGAGATCGCGCTCGCCCGCGGGCTGACGGAGGTCGGGCTCGGCCTGTGGCGCGGCGCCGTGGACGGGGCGAGCGGAGCCGGCCCGACGCACGGCGGCGATCCGTTCCTGGACCGGTGGGTGCTGCAGCTTCAGTCGGCGGCGGTGACGGCACACGCGTACGCCGGCCGTCTCGAACTCGTCGCGGAACCCGTCGCCCGGCTCCGGCAGGGCCTGGAGGCCATGCTCTCCGCTCCGGCCGGCTCGCCCATGGACCTCCCCGTGTCCGGGACGGTGCTGCACGCCCTCGGCGTGGCGGGGCTCGCCTCCGGTGACGCCTCGGCCGTACGGATGCTGGCGCTGGCGGAACGGCTGCGGGTGCTGCGCGACTACCAGCCGACGATGTCGGCGGACCGCGCCCGGCGGGCGGCCGGGGAAGCCGACGGGGCGGCGTACGCCGACGCGGTGTCGGAGTACGCCGCCCTGGGGCGCGACGAGTTGCGGGAGGCGGCCCGCACGATCATGGCGTTCAGCTGGGGTCGCGGTTGA
- a CDS encoding WD40 repeat domain-containing protein has product MRRSFVLLAGALLAGVLALPAAPAAVAAVAAGDDGSDGFTIEDPRITESSGLVASRAHPGVYWTHNDSDDGAFLYAVDSRTGKTVATVTMTGVGRPRDVEAISMGPNGHLYVGDIGDNLGGTWDHVWIYELPEPKELKDQTIRATQYDVKYADGARDAEALMVHPKTGRVYIVSKNEDGGGLYEGPAELSASGTNTFKRTADIGLWATDGAFSPDGEQLAVRGYFGGIAYKWNNGKPKRQAQLHVPLQRQGESVTYTPDGSTLLYGSEGGGSSVEPGSVPGGGGDKSSSGGGSSADGGDDGENGNFKMGAIALAVAFAVVYGLKRLFRRRD; this is encoded by the coding sequence ATGCGTCGCTCGTTCGTTCTCCTTGCCGGGGCCCTGCTCGCCGGGGTGCTCGCCCTGCCCGCCGCACCCGCTGCCGTCGCCGCCGTCGCAGCCGGTGACGACGGATCGGACGGGTTCACCATCGAGGACCCCCGGATCACCGAGTCCAGCGGGCTCGTCGCGTCCCGTGCCCACCCCGGCGTCTACTGGACCCACAACGACAGCGACGACGGCGCCTTCCTCTACGCCGTCGACAGCAGGACGGGCAAGACCGTCGCGACCGTCACCATGACGGGCGTCGGACGGCCCCGGGACGTCGAGGCCATCTCCATGGGGCCGAACGGCCATCTGTACGTCGGCGACATCGGCGACAACCTCGGCGGCACCTGGGACCACGTGTGGATCTACGAGCTGCCCGAGCCCAAGGAACTGAAGGACCAGACGATCCGCGCCACGCAGTACGACGTGAAGTACGCGGACGGGGCCCGGGACGCCGAGGCGCTGATGGTGCACCCCAAGACCGGCCGGGTCTACATCGTCTCGAAGAACGAGGACGGCGGCGGCCTGTACGAGGGGCCCGCCGAACTGTCCGCCTCCGGCACCAACACCTTCAAGCGCACCGCCGACATCGGCCTCTGGGCCACCGACGGCGCCTTCTCGCCCGACGGCGAACAGCTCGCCGTACGCGGCTACTTCGGCGGTATCGCGTACAAGTGGAACAACGGGAAGCCCAAGCGCCAGGCGCAGTTGCACGTGCCCTTGCAGCGGCAGGGCGAGTCGGTGACGTACACCCCCGACGGATCCACCCTGCTGTACGGGAGTGAGGGCGGCGGCAGTTCCGTCGAGCCGGGGAGCGTGCCGGGGGGCGGGGGCGACAAGTCCTCGTCCGGCGGCGGCAGTTCCGCGGACGGCGGCGACGACGGAGAGAACGGCAACTTCAAGATGGGCGCCATCGCCCTCGCCGTCGCCTTCGCCGTCGTCTACGGACTGAAGCGGCTCTTCCGGCGCCGCGACTGA